A window from Corynebacterium accolens encodes these proteins:
- a CDS encoding MFS transporter, with protein sequence MLKKVKATPGERTQVNPKAAVPILLFVFVFSLIIDNGFKTMTMPIAEALEISDKTASLQASLAGVIIGIGAVVYAALADSISIRKLMLTGIVFVAVGSILAFVFSGSWAMILTGRLIQTTGLAAAETLYVIYVTKHLSEDDQKTYLGFSTAAFQAGLLIGALTSGFISTHVSWTAMFLIPLILLLTIPPIIKNVPEDEAVESHLDALGLFYVALFASALILFMQDYTWYWLIFAIVGVAAFIVHIKNAKNPVVTPEFFTNGRYVWTIIMVLFVYSTQLGFIFLLPFAAHDMHGMSLDQASLLMVPGYICAILVGIFSGKIGKVMSSRATIYTAFGMVAGALLFAAFFAQVHVSVLIIAIVAFASGFALMYAPLVNTALRNISAAKSGIAIGFYNLTINIAVPLGIAYTAKLQESTSYTTTLLVLTFIAAIGSGLYVVSDLKMARKESAAIS encoded by the coding sequence ATGCTGAAAAAAGTTAAGGCCACCCCGGGTGAGCGCACCCAGGTAAACCCCAAGGCCGCCGTCCCCATCCTGCTGTTTGTCTTCGTCTTCTCCCTTATCATTGACAATGGTTTCAAGACGATGACCATGCCGATCGCGGAAGCGCTCGAAATTTCCGATAAGACCGCGTCGCTGCAGGCCTCCCTGGCCGGCGTGATCATTGGTATCGGCGCCGTCGTCTACGCCGCCTTGGCGGACTCCATTTCTATCCGGAAACTGATGCTTACCGGCATCGTTTTTGTGGCCGTGGGTTCCATCCTGGCCTTCGTCTTCTCTGGTTCGTGGGCCATGATATTAACCGGCCGCCTGATTCAAACCACCGGTTTGGCCGCCGCTGAGACACTCTATGTCATCTACGTGACCAAGCACTTGAGCGAGGATGATCAAAAGACCTACCTCGGCTTTTCCACCGCCGCCTTCCAGGCTGGCCTGCTCATTGGCGCGCTGACCTCCGGGTTCATCTCCACCCACGTGTCTTGGACGGCGATGTTCCTCATCCCGCTCATCCTCCTGCTGACCATTCCGCCCATCATTAAGAATGTGCCGGAAGATGAGGCCGTGGAAAGCCACCTGGACGCGCTCGGCCTGTTCTACGTTGCCCTCTTTGCCAGCGCTCTTATCTTGTTCATGCAGGATTACACCTGGTACTGGCTCATCTTCGCCATCGTGGGCGTTGCCGCATTCATCGTGCACATCAAGAACGCGAAGAACCCCGTGGTTACCCCGGAATTCTTCACCAATGGCCGCTACGTGTGGACCATTATCATGGTGCTCTTTGTCTATTCCACGCAGCTGGGCTTTATCTTCCTGCTGCCGTTTGCAGCCCATGACATGCACGGCATGAGCTTGGATCAGGCCTCGCTGTTGATGGTGCCGGGCTATATCTGCGCCATCCTCGTCGGCATCTTTTCCGGCAAAATTGGCAAGGTCATGTCCTCTCGCGCCACCATTTACACCGCCTTTGGCATGGTTGCCGGCGCGCTCTTGTTCGCCGCGTTCTTCGCGCAGGTTCACGTTTCCGTGCTCATCATCGCCATCGTGGCCTTTGCCAGCGGCTTTGCCCTGATGTACGCCCCACTGGTCAATACCGCTTTGCGCAATATCAGCGCAGCCAAGTCCGGCATCGCCATTGGTTTCTACAACCTCACCATCAATATCGCCGTGCCCCTGGGCATCGCTTATACCGCCAAGCTGCAGGAATCCACCAGCTACACCACCACGCTGTTGGTCCTCACCTTCATCGCCGCCATCGGCTCTGGCCTCTATGTGGTCTCTGACCTCAAGATGGCCCGTAAAGAATCCGCTGCTATTTCCTAA
- the deoC gene encoding deoxyribose-phosphate aldolase, with protein MTSRNDVASYIDHTLLKPEATPEQFRALVKEATELGTYAVCVSPSALPLETPKSLHVATVVGFPSGAVKPEIKAAEAARAVADGAEEVDMVINIPLAIEGRAEELQAEIQAVRDAIPGKVLKVIIESAALSDAAIVLACQAAAAAQADFVKTSTGFHPAGGASTHAVKLMRETVGDKLGVKASGGIRTAEDALAMIEAGASRLGLSSSAKILEEL; from the coding sequence ATGACTTCTCGCAACGACGTTGCTTCCTACATCGACCACACCCTGCTCAAGCCAGAGGCCACCCCGGAGCAATTCCGCGCCCTGGTAAAAGAGGCCACCGAGCTTGGCACCTACGCCGTGTGCGTCTCCCCTTCCGCCCTGCCGCTCGAGACCCCGAAGTCCCTCCATGTCGCCACGGTCGTGGGCTTTCCCTCCGGCGCCGTCAAGCCGGAAATCAAGGCCGCTGAAGCCGCCCGCGCGGTTGCCGATGGCGCCGAGGAAGTAGACATGGTCATCAACATCCCGCTGGCCATCGAGGGCCGCGCCGAGGAGCTGCAGGCAGAAATCCAGGCCGTGCGCGATGCCATCCCGGGCAAGGTGCTCAAGGTCATCATCGAGTCTGCCGCGCTTTCCGATGCCGCCATCGTCCTCGCCTGCCAGGCCGCCGCTGCCGCCCAGGCGGACTTTGTCAAGACCTCCACCGGCTTCCACCCCGCCGGCGGTGCCTCCACCCACGCCGTCAAGCTCATGCGCGAGACCGTAGGCGACAAGCTGGGCGTGAAGGCCTCCGGCGGCATCCGCACCGCCGAGGATGCTCTCGCCATGATCGAGGCCGGCGCCAGCCGCCTGGGGCTGTCCTCCTCTGCCAAGATCCTCGAGGAGCTTTAA